A stretch of the Sphingobacterium thalpophilum genome encodes the following:
- a CDS encoding DUF4405 domain-containing protein: MKLNRNYVTPFISLIFLVVGISGMLMFFHLLDGYTEVVHEIFGLFFFICAIFHILLNWKPLKIHFKKGVFLPAALALAILSVLFIVEQQYSPKVDTIILERLAKAPIADAFRALQVDSLAAVKRLRAKGISVDAGDTLGNLWTDNETNIMEVFDLITEE, encoded by the coding sequence ATGAAACTGAACAGAAATTACGTCACCCCGTTTATCTCCCTAATTTTCCTTGTTGTAGGGATATCAGGTATGCTTATGTTTTTCCATTTATTGGACGGTTATACCGAAGTAGTGCATGAGATCTTTGGCCTTTTCTTTTTCATTTGTGCCATTTTTCACATCCTGCTCAATTGGAAACCCTTGAAAATTCATTTCAAAAAAGGGGTCTTTCTGCCTGCTGCATTAGCTTTGGCTATACTATCTGTACTATTTATCGTCGAGCAACAATACAGCCCGAAGGTAGATACCATTATTTTGGAAAGACTGGCTAAAGCACCTATTGCCGACGCGTTTAGAGCATTACAGGTCGATTCGCTTGCAGCCGTTAAAAGGCTGCGGGCAAAAGGTATATCCGTAGACGCAGGTGACACATTGGGGAATCTTTGGACCGACAATGAAACAAACATTATGGAAGTGTTTGATCTGATCACGGAAGAATAA
- a CDS encoding NAD(P)H-dependent oxidoreductase has protein sequence MRTVIVFNHPNEGSYCHAILQSVTKGLQNASHEVDLMHLDNDGFNPAMSKADLKAFVDHQPIDPQVIDYSERLKQADHLIFIFPIWWDIMPATTKGFVDRVLGPGVMYDHHPRGFGLVPLLKNLKSITIITTMNKPRILYALLIGNLIRKVMLRSIFKTMGYKNLHWISFTSVKSVSREKRIKWLSNLEKRFSKLN, from the coding sequence ATGAGAACAGTTATCGTATTCAATCATCCCAACGAAGGCAGTTATTGCCATGCCATTTTGCAGTCTGTCACCAAAGGACTGCAAAACGCCAGTCATGAAGTTGACCTAATGCACCTTGACAACGATGGATTTAATCCAGCAATGTCAAAAGCAGACCTAAAAGCATTTGTAGATCACCAACCTATAGACCCCCAGGTGATCGACTACAGCGAGCGCCTGAAACAAGCCGACCACCTCATTTTTATTTTTCCCATATGGTGGGACATTATGCCGGCAACAACCAAGGGTTTCGTTGACCGGGTGTTAGGTCCGGGAGTGATGTATGACCACCACCCCCGAGGTTTTGGATTGGTACCGCTTTTGAAAAATTTAAAAAGCATAACCATCATCACCACGATGAACAAACCTCGAATTTTATATGCTCTACTCATCGGAAATCTCATCCGAAAGGTAATGCTAAGAAGTATTTTTAAGACGATGGGCTACAAAAACCTTCACTGGATCAGTTTCACTTCAGTGAAATCAGTAAGCAGAGAAAAGCGTATTAAATGGCTTTCAAATCTTGAAAAACGATTTTCAAAACTTAACTAA